From Candidatus Hydrogenedentota bacterium:
CCCGGCGGCGATCAGCAGCAGCGCCACCGCAAACAGGCCCGAAATCAGTCGTACATTCAACATGGTCGTCTCTTTCTGCCGCCGCTCCGATCGGATCGGATGCGGCGCGGGAATTACAGGTACCAGGGTTCGCGGTAGGCACGGGAAATCAAACGGTTCGCTTCCGGATCGTCCGGGCAGGTCTCCGTGATCGGATCCCACTTCACCGGGCGGCCCAGCCGCTTCACCATGTTCGCCACGTGGCACGCCGAGATGCTGCGGTGCGCCGTCTCCGCGTCCGAAACGCACTGAACCCGCGAATAGACACTATCGAGAAACGCGCGGACGTGATTCTCGGGCGGGTAGCCGCCTTCAAAGCCACGGTTGCCCAGGAGGGATTTCGGATGGGCCTCGATTTCGCCGGAGTCGCCGGTTTCCACCCAGCCCTCGTCGCCCTCAAAGCGCACGGGGCACGATCCGAAGCGCAGGCCGTTCCGGATGATGAGCTTTGTACCGCTTTCGTAGCGGCCCACCCAGCGCTCGCCTTCCTTCCAGAACTCCACCGGGCCGGTGTGGTCGGAACTGTTCGCCCACTGGCACAAATCCACCGTGTGGCTGCCCCATTCGGTGATGGAGGCGCCGCTCCAGTCGACGTGATCGCTCCAGAAGCCGCGGGTCGGGTATTCGTGGTTGTAGGGGCGCCAGAGTGACGGCCCAAGCCACATGTCCCAGTCGAAAACCTCGCGCGCGGGTTCCGGTTCCTCTGGAAGCACCGTGTCCTTGAGGATTTTCATGCCCGGCGCTTCTTCGGCGTGGAGCTCCGTCAGGTTGCCCAGCTTGCCGCTGCGCGCGAGTTCGCAGGCGAACTGGAAATTCCCGATGCTGCGCCGCTGCGTGCCGCACTGGTAGATGCGTCCCAGGCGCTTCATCGTATCGGCGACCGCGCGCGACTCCGAAATCGTCACGCTCATCGGCTTCTCGCAAAACATGTCCTTGCCGGCGCGCGCCGCTTCGAGCGAGATGCCCGAATGCCAGTTGTCGCCAGTGGCGATAAGCACCACGTCGATATCCTCGCGGGCGAGCAGTTCGCGGAAATCAATGTACTCCGCGCAGGCCTCATTCTTGTAATACTGGTTCACCTGCGCCGCCGCCTGCGCGCGCCGGTCCGCATAACAATCGCACACCGCCAGCACCTGCGTGTCCGGCTGTTCGAGAAACGCCTGCATTACGCGGCGCCCGCGCCCGCCGACGCCGATCACGCCGACACCCAGCCGGTTGCCGGCGGCGGACTTCGCATGCGCCGCGCGAACGAGGATGTTGGGCGCGATGGCCAGCCCGCCCAGGGCGGCGGTACGGCGGATGAAATCGCGGCGAGAGAAATGGGGAGGGGAAATGGGAAGTTTCATGGGGCGCCTCCTTAGCGCGTCAAGCCGCGCAGGGCGTGTGCGCCGGGCATCCCCATCGGGGCGATGTCCGGGCGTTCGCCCCCGCGCGAACTTAACCGGAAACCATCGTCAGGCAATCGGCCGGAAAAGGCCGCTGTCGAACCATCGCCATTGTACATTCTGGAGGCCGGAATATAAAGAAACCGGCGGCGGCTTTCCGCTTGATTTCAAGACGCCCAGCAGCGAAGAATGATGTCCTGGAAATCGCCATGAAGCCCCTCCAACCCCACGAAATTCGCGGCAACTGGGCCACCCTGCTCCTCGCCTGGAACGGGGACGACACCCTGGATCTTCCGCGCGTCGCCCGCGAAATCGACGCGCTGATCGCGTTTCGCGTCAGCGGCGTGTATAGCTGCGGCACGGCGGGGGAGTTCCATACCCTTACCGAAAGTGAATTCGACGCCGTCAGCGCGCTGCTCGCCGAAAAATGCGAGGCCGGGGGAATCCCGTTTCAGCTTGGCGCCAGCCACATGAGCGCGCAACTCTCGCTCGGGCGCGCGCGGCGCGCAGCCGCCCTCCAACCCGGCGCAATTCAGGTCATCCTCCCGGATTGGTGCCCGCTCACCGACGAGGAGGCCATCGCATTCCTCCGCCGCGTCGCAGAGGCCACGGACCCGGTCCCGCTGGTGCTCTACAATCCGCCGCACGCCAAGCGCGTGCTGGAGCCCGCCGAATTCGCCCCGCTTTCGCGGGAGGTCCCCGCGCTCGCCGGGATCAAGACCGCCGCCGGGGACGCCGTGTGGTACGCCGCCATGCGATCGCATATCCGGCACCTGAGCGTATTCGTCCCGGGCCACCGGCTCGCCACGGGCATTCGCGAGGGCGCGCACGGAGCCTACTCCAACGCCGCCTGCCTGCACCCCGGGGCGGCCCAGCGCTGGTACGAATGCATGTTGAAGGATATCGACGCCGCCCTCGAACTCGAATCGCGCCTCGGCGCGTTCATGGCCGAGCACATTGTCCCCTTCATCACGCGAGACGGCTACTGCCCCGCCGCCTGCGATCGCCTGCTCGCGCAAATCGGCAACTGGGCGGACGTGGGGGCGCGGATGCGCTGGCCCTACCGCGCCATACCCGTACAAGAGGCCAAGCGGCTGCGTCCAATCGCCCGCGATCTCGTGCCGGAATTCGTATCTGAGCCAACGTGAAGCGGCAATTCGGTCCCCGCTTCATTGACTTCCGGCGGGTGGGGCCGCTATGATCAGGGCGTCGCGGGCGCGGTAATGCGCGGTCCGGTTCGTGGCGCACCCTAAGCATCCCCACACCAACGGGTTGCACTCAAAATACACCCACAGGAATCTACCTTCCATGAAGTTTACCATTATCGGTGGCGGCAGTTCCTATACCCCCGAGCTCCTCGACGGCCTCTTTTCCCGTCTCGACGCCATCCCCGTCAAAGAAGTCTGGATGATGGATCTGGACAACGATCGCCTCCAGATCAACGCGGGCTTCGCGCGCCGGATGGCGGAGAAGCACGGCAACCCCTTTACCGTGCATACCACCACGGACATGCGCGAAGCGGTTGCGGGCGCGAAGTATGTGATCACGCAGATCCGCGTGGGGCAGATGCAGGCCCGCATCGAGGACGAACGCCTGGGCCTGCGGCACAACATCGTGGGCCAGGAAACCACCGGCGTGGGCGGCTTCGCCTGCGCGCTTCGGACGATTCCCCGGATTCTGGACGTCGCCCACGCGATGGAAGAGCTGGCGCCGGACGGCTACCTCCTCAACTTCACGAATCCCGCCGGTATCGTGACAGAAGCCGTGCTCAAGCACAGCACGATCAAGAGCGTCGGCCTGTGCAATGTGCCCATCGGCATGATCATGGAGACGATAAAGTATTTCGGGGGCGAAGTCGCCGATATCGAGCTGGATTACGTGGGCCTGAACCACCTGAGCTGGGTGCGCCAGTTCAAGCGCAAAGGCGAGGACGTCACGGCCGGGATATTGGAGAAGTTCTTCGAGAATGCCCGCTCCGAATGGGAACACGAGATCACGCGGAACAACATGATCGCCGCGATGAGCAGCCTGGGCATGTTCTGCAACTACTATCTCCAGTATTTCTACTCGACGGACACCGTGCTGGAGACGATCAAGGCGAAGCCGAAGACGCGCGGGGAGGAGGTGCTGGAGATTGAGGCGGCCCTCTTCAAGAAGTACGCCGACCCGAACCTGAACGAGAAGCCCGAGGAACTGGGCAAGCGCGGCGGCGCGCACTACTCGACCGCGGCGTTTTACCTCATCGACGGCATCGAGAACGACCGCCAGAACCGCCAGATCGTGTGCTGCCGCAACAACGGCGCGATTCCGACCTTTGACGACGACGTGTCGGTGGAGGTCAGCGCGATCATCGGCAAGGACGGCGCGAAAGCAATCCCCCAGAGCGCGCCGGAGCCGCCGATCCGCGGGCTGATGCAGCATGTGAAGGCGTACGAGACGATGACGGTGCAGGCGGCGGTGACGGGCGATCGCGAGGCGGCGTTCCAGGCGCTGCTGCTGAATCCGCTGACGCCCAACGCCACCGGCTGCCGCGCGCTGCTCGACGACCTGCTGGAGGTCAACAAGCCGCACCTCCAGGGCACGTTCTTCTAACGCTTTACGCTTTACGCCTTACGCCCAAAGCCCAAAGCCTAAAGCCTAATTCTCGGAGTTTCTGCATGACCCAAGCCATTTGCGAGACGTCGTTGCCGGGCCGGGCGCCGGATTCCCGGGGCAAGGTGCGCGATCTCTACGATCTCGGCGATCGCCTGCTCCTGGTGGCGACGGACCGGATTTCGGCGTTCGACTGGGTCAACCCGGTGGGCATTCCGGACAAAGGCAAGATTCTCACCCAAATCTCCCTGTTCTGGTTTGAACAGCTGGACGGAATCGTCAGGAATCACCTGATTTCGGCCGATCTCAAGGATTTTCCCCCGGAATTTCAGGCCCACCCGGAAATGTTTGACGGCCGTTCGATGTTGGTTAAGAAGTGTGCGATGTTTCCGGTGGAATTCGTGATCCGCGGCTACCTGGCGGGCAGCGGCCTGAAGGAGTACCAGGAACGCGGGACAGTCTGCGATATTCCCCTGCCGCCGGGGCTGGTGGAGTCGAGCAAGCTGGAGACGCCGATTTACACGCCCGCGACCAAGTCGAACGATGGCCACGACATCAACATCAGCCCGGAAAAAGCCGGCGAGATCATTGGCGCGGAATGGAACACGAAGGCCTCGGACGCGGCCCTGCGCGCGTATGAGCGGGGCCGGGACGTGGCGGCGGAGCGCGGCATCATTCTTTGCGACACGAAATTCGAGTTTGGCGTGCTGGACGGCGATCTGATTCTCGCCGACGAGGCGCTTACGCCGGACTCGTCACGATTCTGGCCCGCCGCGACCTACCAGCCCGGCGTCGGCCAGCCGAGCTTTGACAAGCAGTTTGTTCGCGACTACCTGTCGAGCACCGGGTGGGACAAGAACTCCCCGCAGCCGCCGCTTCCGGACGACGTGGTGGTGAAGACGCGGGAAAAATACTTCGAAGCCTACCACCTGCTGACCGGGAAAAAGGACCTCTGAGCGCATGAACGCTGACCGGCTCGCCGCCCTGATCGAAAACCCGCCCCCGCAATACCACCCCAAACCCGCCGGCTGGGAACGGGACGACCAGGTCCAGGACGAGTGCGGCGTGTTCGGCGTGTTCGGGCATGCGGAAGCCGCGCGCCTGATCTACCTCGGCCTCTACGCCCTCCAGCACCGCGGCCAGGAAGGCGCCGGGATCGTCTGCTCGAAGGACGGCGCCCTCACCGCGCACCGCGGCGTCGGCCTCGTTTCCGATGTCTTCAAGCCCCATAAGCTCGCGCGCGTTAAGGGCACCCACGGCATCGGCCATGTCCGCTATTCCACATTCGGCAGCAACAACCTCCACAACGTCCAACCCCTCGTCGTAAGCTACGCACGCGGCTCCATGGCCGTCGCCCACAACGGAAACCTCGTCAATGCCGGCCAGCTCCGCGACACCCTCGAGGACATCGGCGCCATCTTCCAATCCACCACGGACAGCGAGGTAATCATCCACCATGTCTCCCGGTCGCGCGGGGAGACGTTTACCGACTGCGTCATCGAAGCCCTTAGCGAGGTTATCGGCGCCTACTCCGTCCTCGTCATGAACGGCGAGGAAATCGTCGCCGCGCGCGACCCGCACGGCTTCCGCCCCCTCTGGCTCGGCCGCCTCGACGGCGCCTACGTCCTCGCCAGCGAAACCTGCGCCCTCGACCTCATCGACGCGGTCCGCGTCCGCGAAATCGCGCCCGGCGAAGTCGTCACCATCAACCGCGACGGCATCCAAAGCCAATTCCCCTTCCCGCCGGTCACGCCGAAGCAGTGCATCTTCGAGTACATCTACGTCTCCCGGCCCGACAGCGATATCTTCGGCGCCAGCGTCGACGAAGTCCGCAAGAACATGGGCCGCGAACTCGCCCGCACCGCACCCGTCGAAGCCGACCTCGTCATGGCGGTGCCCGACTCCTCCAACCCCGCCGCCCTCGGCTACGCCCACGAATCCAGCATCCCCTTCGACATGGGCATCATCCGCAACCACTACGTCGGCCGCACCTTCATCGAACCCGAGCAGGGCATCCGCGATTTCGGCGTCCGCATCAAGCTCAACCCCTCCCGCAGCGCCATCGAAGGCAAGCGCATCGTCCTCGTCGACGACAGCATCGTCCGCGGCACCACCGCCAAGAAGATCATCAAAATGCTCCGCAACCACGGCGCAAAGGAAATCCACTTCCGCATCTCATCGCCGCCCATCATCAATTCCTGCCACTACGGCATCGACACCCCCAACCCCAGCAAACTCATCGCCTACAACTTCTCCGTCGAAGAAATCCGCCAATACCTCGGCGTCGACTCCCTCGCCTTTCTCCCCATCGACGCCCTCGTCCGCGCCACCGGCGGCGACCCCGAATGCTTCTGCCTCGGCTGCTTCAACAACCAATACCCCACCCTCATCCCCGGCGACTTCCAGCTCAAAGTCCCCGTCGGCCGCCACGTCGACCACAGCACGGAAGTCGTTTAGGCCCGAGGCTGGAGCCTTTAGGCTGTAGGCTGTCCGCAGAAGGCGGATTGCCCGTGCACCCTTCTCGGTGTGCCACGGTCAAGCGCGGCGGCAACACCGTCGGATAGCTTGCCCGTGCCGCCTCACGAAGAAACGCCCCGTCCGCCGCAGGCGGATCGCCCGTGCCCCCGCATCCCCCCAAAAACCTCCCGGTGTGCCACGGTCAAGCGCGGCGGCAACGCCGCCGGATAGCTTGCCCGTGTCCCCTCTCTTCCCCACGTGCGCGGGGGCCCTCCGTTCGGATTCGCGAATCCAGATCCCTCCCCCTTTCACCCCATCATCGTTTCAGATTCCGGAACGATAGACGCCTTTTTTCCGATCATTCCTTCAGGTGTTGGTCAAAAAAAACAAAAATGCGCTGGACCATCTCCGGTTCGCGGGCGATACCCATGCCGTGTTTGCCGCCCTGCACGGCGATGAGTTCGGCGGGGGATCCGGCGGCTATGAGGGCGTCGGCGAAGCGGGTGGATTGTTCGAGTTCCACGCGGCGATCGTCGGTGCCGTGGATGAGCAGCATGGGGGGGAGGCCGGGGCGGACGTAGGCGGCGGGGGAGGCGCGGCGCGCGGGTTCGGGGAGGTCGATGGGGGTTCCGCCGAGGAAGCGGATGACGACCTCGTCGTTTTCGAGGCCGAAGCTGAAGGAGAGGGGCTGGCGGAGGTCCATGGGGCCGCAGACGGGCACGGCGGCCTGGATGGCGCTGGAATGTTCGGTCAGGCCGCTGGCGCCGTCGAATTCCGCGGCGTCGGCGGTGACGGCAAGCATGGCGGAGAGGTGCCCGCCGGCGGAGGCGCCGATCGCGCCGATGTGGTCGGGGTCGATGCGGTAGGCGCTGGCGTTGGCGCGGAGCCAGCGGATGGCGAGGCGGGCGTCTTCGACGGCGGCGGGGAATTTGGCTTCGTCCGAGAGGCGGTAGGCGATGGAAACGCCGGCGTAGCCGCGGTCGGCGAGGGCCTTGAGAAGGTTGAAGGTGGATTGGCCGCCCTTGCCGCCGGTGTACCAGCCGCCGCCGTGGATGTGGACGACGGCGGGGCGGGGATCGGCGGCGGGGTCGGCGGGATAGAGAATGTCGAGAATCTGCGCGGGGGACTGGGCGCCATAGGGCACGTCGGTATCGAAGTTGAGGCCGGTTCCCTCGAGATCGGGGCTCTCCTGGGCGGCGGCGGGAAGGAGGGCGAGGAGGAGCAGTGCGGCGCGGGTGTGGCGCAGGAGTGTGCGGGTCGTGGCTGGATGCATGGTTCGGGGTCTCCGGTATTGCGGCGCGCCATCGGCTGCCCGGGGGATAGGGTAGCGCACGGGGCGGGGGCCAGGGCAATCGCACTTAAACTCGACCTTGGTATATGGGCGTAAGCTTGAATTGATTTGGAACCTTGAATCAACGATAGTGCGCGTTTTGGAGCGCCGGCATCTGTGCCGGCAAGGTCGGGGATTCGCCGCAGGCGAAATGCCAGCGCTCCAACACGCGCCCTTCTTAACATCGAAGGTGGTTCATGTGGCACGCGGCCCGAGTTGGAAGTTTAAATGTGATTGCCCTGGGGCGGGGGGAATGCCGTTTTTTGCGCCGCGCCCCTTCGTGGTAAAGTACGGGTTCGGGCGGCGTGCCGCTGGAGGACGCAATCGCGATGGCCATCGAGTTCAAATGTGTATGCGGGAAGGCATTCCGGGTGGAGGACCACCTGGCGGGGCAGCGGGGGACGTGCCCGCAATGCAAGATGCCGATCACGGTGCCGGGGGAGCCGCCGCGTGCGGCGGATGAGGGTCCGTCGGGCCCGCGTTTCGCGCCGGAGCAGTTGATGGCGTATTTCC
This genomic window contains:
- a CDS encoding 6-phospho-beta-glucosidase encodes the protein MKFTIIGGGSSYTPELLDGLFSRLDAIPVKEVWMMDLDNDRLQINAGFARRMAEKHGNPFTVHTTTDMREAVAGAKYVITQIRVGQMQARIEDERLGLRHNIVGQETTGVGGFACALRTIPRILDVAHAMEELAPDGYLLNFTNPAGIVTEAVLKHSTIKSVGLCNVPIGMIMETIKYFGGEVADIELDYVGLNHLSWVRQFKRKGEDVTAGILEKFFENARSEWEHEITRNNMIAAMSSLGMFCNYYLQYFYSTDTVLETIKAKPKTRGEEVLEIEAALFKKYADPNLNEKPEELGKRGGAHYSTAAFYLIDGIENDRQNRQIVCCRNNGAIPTFDDDVSVEVSAIIGKDGAKAIPQSAPEPPIRGLMQHVKAYETMTVQAAVTGDREAAFQALLLNPLTPNATGCRALLDDLLEVNKPHLQGTFF
- a CDS encoding phosphoribosylaminoimidazolesuccinocarboxamide synthase, with amino-acid sequence MTQAICETSLPGRAPDSRGKVRDLYDLGDRLLLVATDRISAFDWVNPVGIPDKGKILTQISLFWFEQLDGIVRNHLISADLKDFPPEFQAHPEMFDGRSMLVKKCAMFPVEFVIRGYLAGSGLKEYQERGTVCDIPLPPGLVESSKLETPIYTPATKSNDGHDINISPEKAGEIIGAEWNTKASDAALRAYERGRDVAAERGIILCDTKFEFGVLDGDLILADEALTPDSSRFWPAATYQPGVGQPSFDKQFVRDYLSSTGWDKNSPQPPLPDDVVVKTREKYFEAYHLLTGKKDL
- a CDS encoding dihydrodipicolinate synthase family protein, with amino-acid sequence MKPLQPHEIRGNWATLLLAWNGDDTLDLPRVAREIDALIAFRVSGVYSCGTAGEFHTLTESEFDAVSALLAEKCEAGGIPFQLGASHMSAQLSLGRARRAAALQPGAIQVILPDWCPLTDEEAIAFLRRVAEATDPVPLVLYNPPHAKRVLEPAEFAPLSREVPALAGIKTAAGDAVWYAAMRSHIRHLSVFVPGHRLATGIREGAHGAYSNAACLHPGAAQRWYECMLKDIDAALELESRLGAFMAEHIVPFITRDGYCPAACDRLLAQIGNWADVGARMRWPYRAIPVQEAKRLRPIARDLVPEFVSEPT
- a CDS encoding amidophosphoribosyltransferase; the encoded protein is MNADRLAALIENPPPQYHPKPAGWERDDQVQDECGVFGVFGHAEAARLIYLGLYALQHRGQEGAGIVCSKDGALTAHRGVGLVSDVFKPHKLARVKGTHGIGHVRYSTFGSNNLHNVQPLVVSYARGSMAVAHNGNLVNAGQLRDTLEDIGAIFQSTTDSEVIIHHVSRSRGETFTDCVIEALSEVIGAYSVLVMNGEEIVAARDPHGFRPLWLGRLDGAYVLASETCALDLIDAVRVREIAPGEVVTINRDGIQSQFPFPPVTPKQCIFEYIYVSRPDSDIFGASVDEVRKNMGRELARTAPVEADLVMAVPDSSNPAALGYAHESSIPFDMGIIRNHYVGRTFIEPEQGIRDFGVRIKLNPSRSAIEGKRIVLVDDSIVRGTTAKKIIKMLRNHGAKEIHFRISSPPIINSCHYGIDTPNPSKLIAYNFSVEEIRQYLGVDSLAFLPIDALVRATGGDPECFCLGCFNNQYPTLIPGDFQLKVPVGRHVDHSTEVV
- a CDS encoding alpha/beta hydrolase; the encoded protein is MHPATTRTLLRHTRAALLLLALLPAAAQESPDLEGTGLNFDTDVPYGAQSPAQILDILYPADPAADPRPAVVHIHGGGWYTGGKGGQSTFNLLKALADRGYAGVSIAYRLSDEAKFPAAVEDARLAIRWLRANASAYRIDPDHIGAIGASAGGHLSAMLAVTADAAEFDGASGLTEHSSAIQAAVPVCGPMDLRQPLSFSFGLENDEVVIRFLGGTPIDLPEPARRASPAAYVRPGLPPMLLIHGTDDRRVELEQSTRFADALIAAGSPAELIAVQGGKHGMGIAREPEMVQRIFVFFDQHLKE
- a CDS encoding Gfo/Idh/MocA family oxidoreductase; the protein is MKLPISPPHFSRRDFIRRTAALGGLAIAPNILVRAAHAKSAAGNRLGVGVIGVGGRGRRVMQAFLEQPDTQVLAVCDCYADRRAQAAAQVNQYYKNEACAEYIDFRELLAREDIDVVLIATGDNWHSGISLEAARAGKDMFCEKPMSVTISESRAVADTMKRLGRIYQCGTQRRSIGNFQFACELARSGKLGNLTELHAEEAPGMKILKDTVLPEEPEPAREVFDWDMWLGPSLWRPYNHEYPTRGFWSDHVDWSGASITEWGSHTVDLCQWANSSDHTGPVEFWKEGERWVGRYESGTKLIIRNGLRFGSCPVRFEGDEGWVETGDSGEIEAHPKSLLGNRGFEGGYPPENHVRAFLDSVYSRVQCVSDAETAHRSISACHVANMVKRLGRPVKWDPITETCPDDPEANRLISRAYREPWYL